The following proteins are co-located in the Argopecten irradians isolate NY chromosome 9, Ai_NY, whole genome shotgun sequence genome:
- the LOC138331571 gene encoding deoxyhypusine synthase-like encodes MSTPSSDQVSGPPSMTTDAVLVKSTEQIPDTVPKVKGYDFNKGINYHELLKTYACSGFQSTNFGLAVKEINKMIDKKMEPVPLDRQEEINLNPVQRKRSNCTIFLSYTSNLISSGVREVFKYLVQHNMVDCIVTTAGGVEEDFIKCLAPTFLGDFSLKGKELREKGINRIGNLLVPNDNYGLFEDWLMPKLDMMLKEQQEEGTLWCPSKFIARLGKEIDNPDSVYYWAYKNNIPVFCPALTDGSIGDMLYFHSYRKPGLVLDIIEDIRRMNNQAVYAINTGMIILGGGLVKHHTCNANLMRNGADFCVYVNTASEFDGSDAGATPDEAVSWGKIKKDATPVKLSAEATLVFPLMVAETFARREKEYQTLHQSE; translated from the exons ACCAGGTTTCAGGACCCCCCTCCATGACAACAGATGCTGTGCTGGTCAAGTCTACTGAACAGATCCCGGACACTGTCccaaaggtcaaaggttatgACTTCAATAAAGGAATTAACTACCATGAGCTGCTAAAGACGTACGCCTGCTCCGGATTTCAGTCCACCAACTTCGGGCTGGCTGTTAAGGAAATCAATAAAATG ATTGATAAGAAGATGGAGCCTGTTCCACTTGATCGACAAGAGGAGATCAATTTGAACCCTGTACAAAGGAAACGATCTAACTGTACAATTTTTCTTAGCTACACCTCTAATCTCATATCATCAGGTGTGCGAGAGGTCTTCAAGTACCTTGTACAGCATAATATG GTGGACTGTATAGTGACCACAGCAGGAGGTGTGGAGGAGGACTTTATCAAGTGTCTAGCTCCGACATTCCTCGGAGACTTCAGTCTCAAGGGCAAAGAACTGCGCGAGAAAGGAATCAACAGAATTGGAAATCTACTCGTACCTAACGACAATTACGGTCTATTTGAGGACTGGCTCATGCCCAAACTCGACATGATGCTCAAAGAACAACAAGAAGAG GGAACTCTATGGTGTCCGTCCAAGTTTATAGCTCGACTTGGCAAGGAGATTGACAACCCAGATTCTGTGTATTACTGGGCTTACAAG AACAATATTCCTGTGTTTTGCCCTGCACTCACTGATGGATCTATTGGAGACATGCTTTACTTCCATTCCTACAGAAAACCAGGCTTAGTGCTAGATATCATCGAAG ATATCCGGAGAATGAATAACCAGGCGGTGTATGCTATCAATACTGGTATGATCATCCTGGGAGGCGGACTTGTCAAACATCATACCTGTAATGCTAACTTAATG AGGAATGGGGCAGATTTCTGTGTGTATGTGAACACAGCCAGTGAGTTTGATGGTAGTGACGCTGGAGCTACTCCTGATGAGGCGGTGTCCTGGGGAAAAATAAAGAAGGATGCTACACCTGTAAAA CTCAGTGCTGAAGCTACACTAGTTTTCCCTCTAATGGTTGCCGAAACATTTGCCCGCAGAGAAAAGGAATATCAAACCCTGCATCAGTCAGAATGA